In Scophthalmus maximus strain ysfricsl-2021 chromosome 5, ASM2237912v1, whole genome shotgun sequence, the sequence TTGGATCACCATTACATTCGTGGTGTAGTACTTTGtacatgtttgtatttattttcattcatgttgttATTTCATGATGTCCCTTTTTTCAACATTGAGCACTACAGTGTATATATGCTAATATAGAGAATAGAATCACAACAAGTGccttcacaacacacacacacacaaacacacacacacacacgcctaaaacattacaaatgatTTTCCACTGTTGGCAGAGTGGTAACAGATTTATTGAGATGACATTATATTGTCCTTTTACAACTGGGACTCAACATGGAAAATTACCTTTAGCCATAATGTATTCATTACATCAGCTTTCTTTCTGCTATCTTTCACATTTAGCAACTGTTCAGCTGGACTGGTTCAGTACAGAGGTCAACTCTTCTCTATAGTTGAAGGGACATTTGCCAAACGGACTTTACTCTGTGGACGAAACAATATCAGGTGTTTTCAAAAGATTCGAAGCCCATGAAGAAATTAGATGCACCCATAGAGAATATTACTTATCAGAAACCAATGAAGGAATACAGCAATAACTCCCAAAAGAAGTCAACATATTGAgaataaataatgacaaaaatggATGTGGGTAACCAAGTCAGATTACCCATGTTTCTCTGTATATTTCTCTATATTTGTGATTATTGATTCTGACTGATGGTAAGAAATGATGCTTCATACTGATTTGTGAGACATGCATTTCTACGGACTGAAATAGCATAAACAGAAGGCACTACAGATAACAGGTAAACAGGATACAGGTAAATTTCAAAGAATTATTTTTCCCCTGTGTAGAGATGTACACAACAGACACATGAACATCATACAGAGCAAATGACATGAGGGTCGTACGCCAGTAAAGTAAAGCACAATGAGAGAATAGTCATCCATTTGGCAAACTTACACCACAATCTACTGGTCACACCAGACCAGGAAAGGTTGTGGCAGCAGAACCCCGTGTATTAAACTGAGAGGGAGTGCGTTTTACTGCTTATCAGCTgaattcaaaaacaaagaatgtttttttcatgacaatCTCATGAAGGCAACTCAGTTGATGCTGTGAGGTTAGGATGCAACCGTGCACACGCTTGCCACATCCAGCAGGGGGGAGGCTGATACTAGCGATCAACTGGTTCCCACATGTGGCACATCATCGCTGGGTTGGGGAAGAATGAGGGgattctctctcctcctcctcttcttctgcttgtGTCACATAACTGTCCCAACAAAGAAAGCAGCAATCTGGCAGACATGGTGACAGAGTTGATGACAAAATATGCAACACGGGgttttaaatttagaaaaagcaACCTCCCTTAGATAGTATAATTGATTTTTTCACTCAGAAACGTAATTAATCAGCTTCCTCATCACTATGTGATTTAATCTGATTTAACTGACTGTCAGATGTCGTCAGACTCTGGCGCAGAACCGAGCCCTGCTTTCTTAAAATCAGGGCGtaaagaaaacatcagagaCAAATACAGAAGTCGGACCTCACATTACTCACATCAGGAAGCTGATTTTAAAAAGCCCTGGAGAGGTTCCTAGGTCAAAGATTCTGCTTTTCACAAtcaagttgttttatttaatattgcaagttttttttctggattttcttttctccagaaGCATGGATACCATCTGACTGTTGACGTGATCTTTAATTAGCATTTTATGAATCATTAGTGTCTTAGGTTACGTTGTTTAACAACGGTGACCTTTATTACTCACTGACTTTTGTACGAGGAATCGTCACCATCATCTCATGATGAGGACTTCAAATATTCCATGCCACCTTGaatgatgttaaaaaaacatgtgcagtgtgtgaagCCAGCATAACATTTAATTCCATAGTAATAAAACATGATCTAAAGCAGTAAATATACAGATGAGAAGAAGGCTCATAACACGGGTAGCTTCCTTTAATAACTCAGGAGCATTGAATGGCTGACCCCCAGCCTTCAGGTGGTGTCATTCCCACGGGGACTCCTGCCAAATAGCAATATATCCCTCGGAAATGTCAGCTGTAATCACTCCTGTGTGCTGGGACAGCCTCCAAAATCCTGATCACGCtctgtctcctttctctctctctctttgtcaacATATCCTCATTGATGAATCATTGGCAGTCGCATCAAAATCTGTGGTCCTCTCagagctctctgtgtgtgtgtgtgtgtgtgtgtgtgtgtgtgtgtgttgtggtctgGTCTAGCTCAAGGCACACAGTGGGGTGTCCTCTTATTGGTAACCCCCTGCTGCACTGTCGTAATTACAAAAGGAGAGAACaataacagcccccccccccacacacacacacacacacacacgcacacacacacagtgagaagGTGATCGAGGCAAgcacatatacatgtatatgaacAGTTGTActattattttgcattttcacttgTTAGTCAGTCCTGTCTGTCAAACACGCGCAATTTAATCCTTTGTTGATCAATCTACTTCTCTAATTCTTGGCAAAAAGGTGAATAAGCcctaaatgtctttttttcccttttttttcgaGAAGGtgctcttcctgtttccctgttggattcaaaatgtcaacatgaacTTGGGGCGCACCAGTTGTATCTTCACATTCTGCTTAGGAGATGGGAGATCAGTTATGCTTTACTTTAAATTGGTCCTGCAGCCTGTGAAGTGAGAGACCCTCAAAGGTCCTAGAAGGGACAACTCTTATCAACATAAAGGGAGACACTCGACATACGATTAACTATCTTGTTGCGGTAATTCAACTGTGTTTACGTGTCAGCTAATAGAGCATCTTATAGTCTTGGGACATCAGCATGACAGACAATCAGTACAGATCTTAGTTCAGTGGCTCTACCTGTAAATACACCTGCTGTTTCCAGAGCGTCTGTTTCTTTAGTTAAAGAACCAGGCACAGTCTGGGACATGTATGAACGAAAGCGCTCATCAAGGTAATGGCACGCGAGACGGCTGTCAAACCAGTTTCATATACAAACTGGAATAAAAAGAATTGTCTAGTTGGTTGTCAAGTGTAAAAACAATGGAAGCTGTACCATTAATTGATTGTAGAATTTGGTTCAATTGTGAGTTAATTACAATAGTATTAAAAACTAGAATgagataatacatttttttttgatttggtaGGGGGCTCTAAGGTGTCATTTTGGCACGCCCATGCCCAAATTTTCACCAGTTCTTTTCGAGCACCTttaggagaaaaataataataacttttcaAATAACAATAGGTCATTACGCTTGTCAGCGCTCCGGACCTAATAATAACAATCCCTTGATTCCTCCTATAGATTTTCTTCTGCAGCGAAGAGTCCATTAGAATCAATATGTCAACACGTCTTCAACGGTGGCTTTCAGCTAAATCAGTTGCTATTTGATTATCTTAATCAGTGGTGCGGCGGTGCCTGGAGCAGTGGCTATACTCCAAATTCATGCCCCCACACAGCAAAGAATAAACGCACCATTTGTGACCTGTGAGACAACTCTTGCATTTTTAGTTCACCAAAAATGGGCCAGTAATATTTGTACACTGTCACTTAATTTCTGATGCACATGCGGATATTGCATTAGTACATGCCCACGGGCCACAGGGTGAGCCAACTACACGattattcattttcagtcaACTATTCCTTAGTCCATCTACACATGAAAACTGGACCATTATTTTAAGTAAGTTAATCTATGGGTTAGTAGGTGATTTTGTAAATTGCCATTTGGAACATCTTTTTTGCAATTTGTGGTGGTGGGTGTgccatttttgtaaatgttccTGGTCCCATACAGGCCGATTCGCATGAATATATAAAAGATATTCAAGATGATGCAATCAGTCTGTTAAGTGTATCTTTCATACTGACACAGACTTTTCTCTAACTATTATGGATCCATCATTATcccataaatataaatacatctACATGgtctaatatttagtttactatCATCCACAATTATAATCACCATTGACTCTAATTGGAGGTGTGGAGACTGACTGGATGCTGATCATGTGACCAGAGTAAGTCGTTTCATTTGCAATTCAGTAGCCTGGTATTTTCAACGTGCTGCTATTAATAAGTGTTCACTGTTGTTGATGTCTTCACCTGACGTAGGGGGCGGTGCGCGCACCGGCGCGGCAGCTGAACTGCCGTTACTACATGAGGTGCTAGCTAGCAGCACCGATGCAGCAACACAATACGATCTTTGTATGTGTAGCTCGTTTTTATTGAATAAAGGCCATATTTAGCTGCGTTATGGCTTTATTAAGAAGAAAATAGTTCGGACAAACGAAGGTATGACCCGCCCCaatctgcctctgattggcggACTATGATGTTCTTCTACTGACTCTAACCAATCACCATTCCTCATCAAAACAACCTAACATCAGAGGCAACGACtactagccaatcagagacagagtAAGGCGGGTCAATTTTTCCGCTAtcgtaagaaaaaaaaagttaacttgCAGCACACTACTGAATGACTGATATTATAAGACAAAATACATAGAAATATATAAAGCATCCAGGGGAAATATTTAGCTCTACCTGACACCGTACATCTGAAAGGGCCACACCATAAATGCCACTTAAGACAAATATGAAGTTTGTTTAGGGGAAGGGACATCACATGATGTGTACCCGTGGCAACGCATTTCATTCCGGGTAGAAAGTGTACCCCGAAGCTCCGAagtacagacaaacagaaagcaaGTGAAGGCCGCATACCACGTGTCAAGTGAAGCGGTCGGTAGCCACAGCAACCACAGACGCCACCGCGCCGCGCCGTCTCGCTGAAGATTCACTTCTCTGAGGTTTTTTATAACCTTTGCCCGAAGATGGACGTGGCCCTCCAGGCACAGACCAACCCTCTGGCCACCCTGTCGGTCTTCAGTTACATCCCACCGCGACGGAAAGAGCCGAAGCACATGTCCTACTTTAACGCAGATTCCAAGGTGAGGCGCTGGAGCTGTGGGCGTGGCCTCACAGCTGAGCTAAACTGAGCTAGCTTCTAATGTAGCCGATTAGCTAGCAAACGCTACTTAACTGAGCGTATTTAGTTATTAGTCATCATACTGGAACAATATTAAAAGAGCAAATGTGTTCAAATTGTCTTCACATATCAAATaatattcatgaaaaaatattgCTCACGTTGCTTCAGAAAAAAGGAAGTCAGGGGAAATGGGCTAACTTAACTCGCTAAAGGAAGTCAGGGAACATTCACTAAATGTAAATATGTCCACAACATTTTAAGTATACTGCAGGATATACTGCAGAAaaccttttcactttttatttgtgaaaCATAAAAGTTCTGTTAGGGAACTAGAATGGCAACAAGAACGCATACcgctgccaaggcccaacactcaatcaagccgcacctaaaagcacacactcatagatatcagtcgCCTAAATATGCCTGAATTTTTTGTTACTATCAAGATCCATGAAAATTTTACAAAACGCCCTATCGTGTAGTATAGAAAAAGGTGATTTAAAGACAATTCCTGGATCAGCCCCTTTGCCTGAAACCTTGCCAAAATTTAAaggggttctttcttggcccatgtccaaTCTTTCCACTAAGTCTGTGGAAATCTGTACAGTagcttttgcataatcctgctgacaaaccaaccaacaaccaaaCATCGAACAAACGAACAGGGGCAAAGACATCCCTCTTGGTGTAGGTAACAACACGTGTTATACACAGATAACATGACGGGAGGGGTGCATTACAATACCACCTGTGACTGAACTGTTTGCTTGGTAGTAAAACCTAGAGCCCTCTTGAGAAGGgactgctgtgaaatgaaatttcttcttattataattattattgttgccTTTGGTTCTACGCACCACTGTCTCCCCACTGGTAGGTCCCAGAAGTCACCATGTACGACCAAGTGCACCACCAGGCTGAGGGTTACGACATGAAACTGCACCGGGATGACAGGAAACATTGCAAAGGAAGAGGACTGGACATAAACAAGGAGGTAGGGATAAAAACTTCAGAGACTACTATGTCTTGCTTTGTCATAAATTCTTGTCACAGCAAGACATGGTATTGTAaccagggtgcgatttgtgggAAAAAAGAGTCTCACACACGCGAGCGCTGACAGTCC encodes:
- the c5h5orf49 gene encoding uncharacterized protein C5orf49 homolog; its protein translation is MDVALQAQTNPLATLSVFSYIPPRRKEPKHMSYFNADSKVPEVTMYDQVHHQAEGYDMKLHRDDRKHCKGRGLDINKEEKSRAVPVLSSSEYGHRPVPLLCETTRRNARVACIKAEFFMKNGISWNVADGYGSVAPS